From Paenibacillus sp. FSL H8-0537:
AATCGTATGGAAACGAACGATTTCCTTGCCCACGAGATGGACATTCGCCGGCCAGAAGCGCTCATATTTAGCCGCAGCCTCAGGGTCATCGCTGCCATAGCCAAGCGCCGTAATATAGTTGGACAAAGCATCGATCCACACATAAATGACATGCTTCGGATCTCCAGGCACTTTAATTCCCCAATCGAAGGTCGTACGCGATACGGCAAGATCCTCCAAGCCCGGCTTGATGAAATTGTTAATCATTTCATTTTTGCGTGATTCCGGCTGAATAAAATGCGGGTTGTCCTCATAAAGCTTAAGCAGGCGATCCGCATATTTGCTCATCCGGAAAAAATAGCTCTCTTCCTTAACCAGTTCGACCGGACGACCGCAATCCGGACAATTGCCATTTTCAAGCTGGCGCTCTAGGAAAAAGGATTCGCACGGTGTACAGTACCAGCCTTCATACGTGCCCTTATAAATATCATCCTGCTTCAGCAGCTGATCGAAAATTTTCTCAACGACCTTCTTATGGCGCTCCTCCGTCGTGCGAATAAAATCATCATTGGAAATTTCCAGCTTTGACCACAAGCTTTTAATGCCGACAACGATATCATCGACGAATTGCTGAGGCGTCTTGCCTTGCTCCTGTGCCTTGCGCTCGATTTTCTGTCCATGCTCATCGGTTCCAGTCAAAAACCAGACGTCGTAGCCGCGCAGCCGCTTGTATCTTGCCATCGCGTCGCCCGCCACCGTCGTATACGCATGCCCTATGTGCAGCTTGTCGCTCGGATAATAAATCGGCGTTGTCAAATAAAACGTTTTGTTGTCATTTGCCATTTCAGCAGCCTCCAAATTTTCGATTCAAAAACACATAAAAAACGCAAAAAACTCCCGTCCAACATGGGACGAGAGTATCAAACTCACGTGGTACCACCCAAATTCCCCTTGCATCCTCTCCTAATTTGCAGGAAAATGCAATGGCTTCGTGTGCCGCCGATTGAAGACGGACAATACCGTTAACGCCGGTCAAACGCTGCCCTCTTACCCGCTGCTGACTGGTCAAGCCCAGCCACCCGCGCTGCTCAAAGACAGATCCTCCAGGACCATATTCCAACTTTGCCCGTACCGGCTCGCACCTTATTGCCCGGCTCTCTGCGACGCAGCTTCCATTGTACTTATCCATTCATCAGACTCATATATGACAAAATATACCGAACCGCCAGCCCTTCTGTCAAGTAGGCCGATCCCCGTCGCCTTGCTTTCCGCCTTTTACAGGGGGAACCGGATCGTAGCCGCCGGCGTGAAACGGGTGACAGCGGCTAATTCGCCGAGCTGCAAGCCATGAGCCTCTTAGCACGCCATGCATCTCGATGGCCTCCAATGCGTAGGCGGAGCAGGTTGGAGCAAAGCGGCAGGAAGGCGGCAAATGCGGTGAAATCGCTTTGCGGTAAAAATGAATCGGCGCCTGAAATACGCGTCTGGCAACAGGTCTTTTTTCCATTAGCTTTGAGCCGCTGCTGCTTCTTCCTGGTCACAGTCTTTACAATAACCGAACACTTCAAACTTGTGCTTGACGATTCGGAAGTCAGCAGGCGCGGTTGTCTGTTCCATTGGGCAGCACATAATCGGGTACGTTTTGCCGCAGTTCAGACAAATCATATGATGGTGATGATCATGCTCGCGGCAATGGAGCTTGAACTTCACACCCTCCTCGAACACCACCTGCTCCAGTACGCCCAGCTCCTCCATGACGCGCAGGTTGCGGTATACCGTATCAAAGCTAAGTCCGGAGTAGGACTTGCCCATGTATTCATATACGTCCTTAGGAGCCAAATAGCCTGGCGATTCTGCAAATAGCTTAGCAAGCGTCTTGCGCTGGTCGGTAATACGCAGACCTTGGCTCGACATGATTCTCACAATATCTTCAATCGTATTCGTATGTGAATGTGCATGTGTACTCATGCGACAAACCTCCTGCTTCTGAAATTCTCTCTCTCCCAATAATGCCGAAAAAAAAGACTCTCGTCAATGAGAGCCTTCCTGCCGCTGCTATTTTAACCGTTCAACCGCATATTAATAAGGAAGCTGGCGACCATCGCGACAAACAAAATCAGGCTGATAATTCCAAATGTCAGTCGCAATTTGTGCGCCTTGCGAAGCTTGCCGCCGCTACCCGCTTCCAGCTTGGCGAGTGTATAAGAGCGCTGCATAAATAGAAATAAAATTAATGAAGCTACAAAAAACATATTAACAATAAACCATACTGCTGTCCAAAACATATCGACGCCTCCTCTAACCGCAAAATCCCTGGGCTACAGGAACCATCGATTTAATATCCACATAAATACAACGAAGCTGACAACTGCCCCACCGATGCACATCCAACCGGAACGGAACCGCTGCCCGAACATACGCATAATGCCAAAGCTCAGCAATCCGAAAATGAGCAGCAAAAAAACAACGCCCAATATAAATAATGTTGCCGAGACATTGCTGACATCAACTAAACTCACGCGATACACTCCCCCATAACATTTCTATCTAGCATTATAAGGGATTTGCCCTGCATAAAGCCAGTGTTAACGATAGGCGTGCCGCCACTTTCCTGCCATAAGTAACGAATTTGTCACGTTTGATTGAACTTACCGACTGAATGTCTCAGAAAATGGCGGATCTTTCTGAATTTAATCTTCAGAATTACTTCAGAAATACCTTATTAAAATCCGAAGACTTATCAGGTATGCTAGAAGTAGTACTTACCATGAAGGATGCTTTGCCTTGGGTCACGTTCATGCTGCAGGAAATATCAGAAAGCGATTTAAAGGAGATAGAAGCATGACAATGACCATATTAGTAGCTGAATATGAAGCTTCCTTTTCAAACCACTACTTCTCCTGATAAAACTGAAGAAAGCCCAGTTACGTGCAAAGGGGCTTATTTGAGCATTAGTAATCGACATAATGTGCCTGCCTGAGAAAGCGCTAGAAGTTTACAGCAAGCGCTGGCATATTGAGGTTTCCTTTCGTATGGCCAAACCATATCTCGCTATGGCAAGTAAACAAAGAAAAAACGAGTGATGAGAGCTGCACCCACGGTGAAATGGTTCACGGACTCTTCAAAACTCGTTGCCAGGTTCGAACACGGAACAACAAGGGCACTGAACAAATATCTATATTGAGTTTGACCTAGAAATACGCCGTTTTGCAAGGATGATATTATCCTTTTGGCCGAAAAGACTGCTTATGACGTTATGACCCGTTTATTCAAGCATAGATTCTCACAATTCCCAATTAATTCTACGAACTGCATAAATCATGCCTAATGATCGCGGAAACTATCAATCCGACGACGATTATATTTGTGGCGGATATGACGATGCAGATTTAGCGGCCCATATTGCAGTAACCTATCATCGCGGGATTGCTGTATACGGCAAAGCCATTCGTGAAGTTTTCCAGCCCATTGACGAGCTTTTTTATATCAAGTCCATCCTCTATGATGTTCAAAATGCAGCAACGGATATTATTGAAACACCGATGTACATATCCTTAAATCTTTGCCGGGTTTTGTTTTTCTTAAGAGAAGGTGCCGTATCTTTGGCGGCATTCACAACGGTATTTCAGAAGCTTTTATCTGAAATGCCGTTTTTCTCAATTATGCATTTATGTGAGCCATTAGGCTGCGTCCCCTCGCCCTTCCCCTCTCCCGACATCCCCCTGACTCAATAACCATTTAAAATATGTGTCAGCATTAAGTGCAGCGTATAGTCATTCCCTAGCTCAGGCGGTATACTTTTTTCAGAGGTGACTGTATGTTAGACCGCCACATCGGAGGATTGCTTATGAATACGATTATGATTGTCGAAGACGAAGATGCCATCTCAAGGGTGCTCGCTGCTTATATACGCAAGGCGGGATTCAATTGCAATATATATCGAAATGGCTTGGAGGCCATTAAAGCTTTTGATGCGGAAACGCCCACGCTCATTATTCTCGATGTCATGCTGCCAGGAATGAATGGCTGGGAGATTTTGAACCATATCCGCTACAAAAGCGCTTGTCCCGTCATAATGCTGACGGCCAGAGGCGATGTAAGTGACCGGATTCTTGGGCTTAACGAAGGAGCCGATGATTATATGACAAAGCCTTTTGAACCAGAAGAGGTTGTTGCCCGCATCCATGCGGTGCTCAGACGGCCGCCCCGCTCACTCGTCAGCTCGGAACAAGTCACTTTTGGCAGCATTCGCATTGATTTTAAATCACATACGGTTTATTTGAATGGCGCCAGCCTTTCGATCACGCCCCGTGATCTGTCGCTGCTCATGTTCCTTGCCGAGCATCCGAACCAGATTTTTTACCGCGAGCAGTTAATAGATAAAGTATGGGGCATGGATTATGAGGGCAGCGACCGCGCGGTAGATTTGGCCATTAAGCGTTTGCGCAAGCTGCTGCTGCATTGGCCGCCAGAAGAAGGAGAAATCCGCACCTTGCGGGGGACGGGGTATATGCTTTATGCCAACACCCAATAATCGCCGCCAAACGCTGCTCAGCCGCTGGACCTTTCGTTACGTGCTCACCTTATTCATTGGACTGCTTGCCATCGGATTGGTATCGATTTTCTGGATTCGCCAGGAAACGCTGCATGAGCGGAAGCAAAATCTCAAAGCCTTTGCAATGGTCGCCTCGCAGTATGTGAGCAATGAGAACGGAAAAATAGTCATTCCGGGCAATTTCTATGAATGGATCGACCGCACCCAGCGCCGTTACTCGCTGCCAGGGCAATTTTCGCTGCGCATATTTGATCATAGCGGGAACGTTATTTTTCTTAAACAGGGTCCCGGAGACGGTGAAGTTGCTCCGGCTGTGCCTCCACTTTCGGGCGAGTTGAACGTCACCATATCGAATGAGCAATACACGCTGACAACTCCCATATGGGGCGAAAATAAAGAAGAGGCGATCGGATCGATTGTCATTTCCTACGCCTATAAGGAGTTAGTCCATGTTAATCAGAACTATCGCCTCATTGCTTCTCTGCTCCTTGGCTCAGGCTTGCTTGGCTGGCTCATCATTTTCTTTCTATCTCGAAATTTAAGAAGGCCGATCAAGCAGCTCGCCGAAGCACTCAATCAGATGGAGGCTGGCAATTATCAGGTCGTCGTTCCCAACCATGTGAAGGAAAAAGAAATACACGATCTGCTAGTGTCATTCCAGACGATGGCTGCACGCCTCGGCACATTGGAAGAGCTGCGGACGGAGCTGCTTGCCGGCGTGACCCATGAGCTGAAAACACCGATTTCCTCCATTCATGGCCTTATTCATGCCGTTCGCGATCAAGTGGTTGCTGAGGAGGAGGCTGAGGAATTTCTCGACATCTCCTTGCAGCAGACACGCCGGCTTCAGCATATGGTCACCGACCTGCTGGATTTCAATGCCTTTGCTTCCGGCAAAATCAGCGTTCGGCAGGACTCGCTTGATCTCGGCAAGCTGGTTGGAGAAATTGTGTACCAATGGGGATTGCTTGATCCTGTAGAGGGGCTCGAGCTAACAGCCGATATTCCAAGCGGAGCTTTCCTAGCTGTCGGGGACGCCAGCCGCATTCAGCAAATTATTGTGAATTTGCTGAACAATAGCAGACAAGCGCTGCAGGGTCGCGGCCGCATCCATGTATCCCTATCGCAATCATCAGCTGGCAGCTATGAAATGATTGTTCAGGATAACGGTCCCGGCATACCGGATGAGGAGCAGAAAAATATTTTTGAGCGATACTTTCGCGGTGAGCGTAACAAGCTTTCTGTCGGCGGCCTCGGCCTTGGTCTAACCTACAGCCGGATGCTTGCCATCGCCATGGGAGGCCAGCTGAATTTGAAGCACAGCACACCGCAGGGAACGACGTTCCAGCTACTGCTTCCTAAGCAGCAGTAATTGCTCGTGAGGCCGTTTCGGGTCTAGCTATCTAGCTGTCTAGCTGTCTAGGTGTCTAACCATCACAAGGATCGACTTGGCGGACACAGCGGCAGCTATTTCAACAGAAGCATGGGTTTTGGTACAGGCTGCGGACTCAGGAGACGCTAATGGGCTGGCGAAGGCCATTTTGAGGTGATTATGTGGGCAATAGCGATTTCCCTGTCCGCATAAGACCAGAAATGGGGTTAAAAGCTAGATTAGCGGACCCTCAGTCCTTCAAAAAAGGAGCTGAGCGTCCCGGCTGCGGTTTCTAAGCAAAAGTGTTCGCTGTAACCATGTTTTCAGCCGCCATGGCATGCTGCGTTTTCGTAAGCCTTGAATCGTCCGATGAGCTTGGCCTAGAGTAAGCGTTAAACATGGCGCAGCAGGCAGACTCCCGCATACAGACACACCTCGTTTTAACGTCTATAGATTATATATTTTGGTTTTTTTCTCCCCACTCACATAACTGTTCTAAGACAGGCAATAGCGTTTCCGCTTTATCTGTGAGACTGCATTCGACCTTAGGCGGAACCTGAGGATACTCTTTCCGATTCACCAAACCATCCGCTTCCAATTCTTTAAGATGTGAACTCAATGTTTTATAAGTAATCGTTCCTATCTGTCTTTTCAGATCATTAAAGCGAATCGGCTGATTTTCTGCCAGGAGATAAATAATAACCATTTTCCATTTACCACCAATAACAGACACTGTGTAACCAAATGGCGTATCTTGAATATTTTTAACTTTACCTTTATATTCAGCCATACTCATATTTACACTATCCTCTCGGGTAGTACCTATCAATAAAGTGCGTACTACGTTTTAATTTGCGTTCAGTTTATACTAGCCTTACTTTGATGTAAGGGAGAGCAAAACATGACTAATAAAACAATACGCCTGTTAATGCCCCAATGGCAAGGGGGCGATAACCCTAACTACTCTTTTGGAGCTGAATTGCTCGCTTGGTTAGCTCCAGGCAATGATCAACCCCTTATCCATGTGCCAGTGCAAGCTTATGACGGCACTCCACTTAAACACGAGGACGGTATGAATGGAAGACAACAGCTGCTTGAACAATTAGAGGCTGCTCAGCATATTATTAAGGCGCATAAGCCAGACCGCATCATCATGTTTGGTGGCGACTGCTTAGTCGAGCAAGCCCCATTTGCCTATTTAAACGAACGCTACGGTGGGGAATTAGGCTTAATTTGGATTGATGCTCACAGTGATTTAGTTAGATATGCGGGCTATGATAACGGACATACCTTACCGCTTGGAAATCTGCTGGGAGAAGGAGATGCGGATTTTGCAAAACATGTGAAAATCCCTATAAAGCCTGAAAATGTCTTTATTGCGGGACTTGCAGCTCCTACAGCACAAGAAATAGAAGTGATTTCAGAAGCATTTCAAAGACTAGGCATTGCTCCTGCAGAACCAGATTCCGAAGTCATTCAAAGATTAGGAATCAGAACGGCAGGAACTGAAGAGCTAGCAAGCAGCACGGAATCTATAAAAAAGTGGATTAAAGAAAGCAAAATTAAGCACCTAGCTATTCATCTTGATTTAGATGTGCTCGATCCAAAAGCATTTCGTTCCCTATTGTTCGCGAACCCTGAAGCGCCTTATACTTATTCTCCTGCGGGAACCATGCAAATGCCTCAATTACTTCATCTGATTAAAGAACTGTCAGAAGAAACAGAGGTTGTTGGATTAGGCATAACGGAACATATGCCATGGGATGCAATTAACTTGAAGAAGCTGCTCGGCGAAATACCTATCTTTAATATGTAAAGCCATCGTCCGAAATATAATCGAATACTGTTCTGCTTAATCATAAAATACACGTTCGCGCTTTATGTTTGCGAGGGTGTATTTTTATTTGGAAGCGAATGGAAATTTGGATCAGGCTCGCTCACGTTTGCATACATATCCTAGTTCCCCGCCACCGCCATGCTCCCTCAACATCTTCCTGACACATAGTTATATTAATCTAGCTTTAGAACAACATCCCCCCCCCATTTGAGAGGAGCTTCCCCCTATGAAAGCCAAAAAAACGATTGTCACCCTGCTGATTCTGCTTGCGGTGAGTGCAGGTGCCATTCAATTGACCACAGCCAACGAAACAGTCCCACCCCAAGTCCATAAGCAAAAAAAACCGGACAAAAATCCTTCCTCCTCTCCGGTTTCTGCAAATCCTAAGTCAGCTGCACATGCGGGGCCTCGATCAGAAGCTAGCACCAGCGTAACCGATCAGAACGGTTACACAATCTCGATCACAGGCGGTTTTGACACCGATTCCGTGGATCATGGCAGACCCGTCGTACTCATTGCGGCCGCGCTTGACGTATCTGCCGAAGTATTCAGGGAAGCCTTCAGCGGTGTAACACCAGCAGGCGCCGGAAGCGATGGACCTACCTCTGAGCAGGCACAATCCAATAAAGCAGCTCTGCTAAAGGTGCTTGCTCCCTATGACATTACCAACGACCGTCTCGATGAGGTTTCAAACTACTATCGTTACAACGGCAGCAAGGGTGAGTTATGGACGCATACAGCGGCTACCGCTACAACCGTATTAGCGAACGGCAAAGTGACCGGAATTAAAATCATAAATGCAGGTGCAGGTTATTCCTCCGCTCCCACGATATCCATCACAGGACCCACTGGCACCTACTCCGCCACAGCTACCGTTTCCTATACAACGGATTTTAAAACAAATGGCAGTCTTACTGCGATTAAGTTGAAGTGAGAAATTAAATGGAATTAGAAAAAGGAAAAGCAGCTATCGGCATCATACCGATAGCTGCTTTTCTGCTGAAACGTATTATCGTATCCATAGGTTACTTGCTGATCTCTTAAACGATTGAATTTATAATCGTCTAGGGCATGTCTCCCTCCCGTTTGTCAATGACAGCTAGAGAGGCTTCGGACAAGCTCTGCAATATTCGGAGGACATTTCGTAATAAAAGCAGCAAGTTTGCCGAATGGAAGCGAGCATTTCCCCGGCAATGCCCGCGTGACTGGGTTTTATAAACCTCGCAAGCGGGTTGCGGCGTTCTCCAAACAGGTCCGCTGATGCAGTCTCTGTCATAAACTTGAAATCGTCATGAAGACGCTGTATAACAGATGGATCGCCCTCTGCCTCCTCCAAACCATCCTCATACAGCGGAGCTATGCGGACAAAGGCATTTTCCCACAAAATCGCCAGCGGAACTTTGCCAGCTGCGGATAATGAACGAAATAAGGGCGAAAGATGCTCCGCAAATAGCTGACGCAGCATTTGCTCCCGCCATTCCAGCCGTTTTCCCGCCTC
This genomic window contains:
- the yidD gene encoding membrane protein insertion efficiency factor YidD; the encoded protein is MEKRPVARRVFQAPIHFYRKAISPHLPPSCRFAPTCSAYALEAIEMHGVLRGSWLAARRISRCHPFHAGGYDPVPPVKGGKQGDGDRPT
- a CDS encoding Fur family transcriptional regulator; the encoded protein is MSTHAHSHTNTIEDIVRIMSSQGLRITDQRKTLAKLFAESPGYLAPKDVYEYMGKSYSGLSFDTVYRNLRVMEELGVLEQVVFEEGVKFKLHCREHDHHHHMICLNCGKTYPIMCCPMEQTTAPADFRIVKHKFEVFGYCKDCDQEEAAAAQS
- a CDS encoding aminoglycoside adenylyltransferase domain-containing protein gives rise to the protein MPNDRGNYQSDDDYICGGYDDADLAAHIAVTYHRGIAVYGKAIREVFQPIDELFYIKSILYDVQNAATDIIETPMYISLNLCRVLFFLREGAVSLAAFTTVFQKLLSEMPFFSIMHLCEPLGCVPSPFPSPDIPLTQ
- a CDS encoding response regulator transcription factor, whose translation is MNTIMIVEDEDAISRVLAAYIRKAGFNCNIYRNGLEAIKAFDAETPTLIILDVMLPGMNGWEILNHIRYKSACPVIMLTARGDVSDRILGLNEGADDYMTKPFEPEEVVARIHAVLRRPPRSLVSSEQVTFGSIRIDFKSHTVYLNGASLSITPRDLSLLMFLAEHPNQIFYREQLIDKVWGMDYEGSDRAVDLAIKRLRKLLLHWPPEEGEIRTLRGTGYMLYANTQ
- a CDS encoding HAMP domain-containing sensor histidine kinase, which codes for MPTPNNRRQTLLSRWTFRYVLTLFIGLLAIGLVSIFWIRQETLHERKQNLKAFAMVASQYVSNENGKIVIPGNFYEWIDRTQRRYSLPGQFSLRIFDHSGNVIFLKQGPGDGEVAPAVPPLSGELNVTISNEQYTLTTPIWGENKEEAIGSIVISYAYKELVHVNQNYRLIASLLLGSGLLGWLIIFFLSRNLRRPIKQLAEALNQMEAGNYQVVVPNHVKEKEIHDLLVSFQTMAARLGTLEELRTELLAGVTHELKTPISSIHGLIHAVRDQVVAEEEAEEFLDISLQQTRRLQHMVTDLLDFNAFASGKISVRQDSLDLGKLVGEIVYQWGLLDPVEGLELTADIPSGAFLAVGDASRIQQIIVNLLNNSRQALQGRGRIHVSLSQSSAGSYEMIVQDNGPGIPDEEQKNIFERYFRGERNKLSVGGLGLGLTYSRMLAIAMGGQLNLKHSTPQGTTFQLLLPKQQ
- a CDS encoding helix-turn-helix domain-containing protein; this encodes MSMAEYKGKVKNIQDTPFGYTVSVIGGKWKMVIIYLLAENQPIRFNDLKRQIGTITYKTLSSHLKELEADGLVNRKEYPQVPPKVECSLTDKAETLLPVLEQLCEWGEKNQNI
- a CDS encoding arginase family protein; translated protein: MTNKTIRLLMPQWQGGDNPNYSFGAELLAWLAPGNDQPLIHVPVQAYDGTPLKHEDGMNGRQQLLEQLEAAQHIIKAHKPDRIIMFGGDCLVEQAPFAYLNERYGGELGLIWIDAHSDLVRYAGYDNGHTLPLGNLLGEGDADFAKHVKIPIKPENVFIAGLAAPTAQEIEVISEAFQRLGIAPAEPDSEVIQRLGIRTAGTEELASSTESIKKWIKESKIKHLAIHLDLDVLDPKAFRSLLFANPEAPYTYSPAGTMQMPQLLHLIKELSEETEVVGLGITEHMPWDAINLKKLLGEIPIFNM
- a CDS encoding IucA/IucC family C-terminal-domain containing protein, yielding MERDNMPINLAPAQWKELEARFKFTPEKKDLPAALSIVAQDLLDLEKCESYLDQLANEIGAPSRRIAASMLAKRYAFLFVAPVLYAMTVYNKGLPLTLNNCRLASPDESESKASGSKFPNLSVDGLEVTEPEAGKRLEWREQMLRQLFAEHLSPLFRSLSAAGKVPLAILWENAFVRIAPLYEDGLEEAEGDPSVIQRLHDDFKFMTETASADLFGERRNPLARFIKPSHAGIAGEMLASIRQTCCFYYEMSSEYCRACPKPL